The following proteins are co-located in the Microbulbifer sp. VAAF005 genome:
- the tagF gene encoding type VI secretion system-associated protein TagF — protein MQNTVGIFGKLPGHGDFVQRQLPGSFVSVWDEWLQRAVFGSRELVGQEWLDYYLTSPIWRFVHCKGVIDANAWAGILVPSVDSVGRYFPLTFATPLSPVIDAFAFMSDAKNWFQSLSELAITALQNMLHADQLCEAFSPPPEGAGIISLPPAQEGFIISSGQSNNLERSFAGLLGQMGKNTFSTYSLWWSEGSQHLAPTALLSPSLPGPELYSSMLGVRQQQQL, from the coding sequence TTGCAGAATACAGTAGGTATTTTTGGTAAGTTGCCTGGGCATGGGGACTTTGTTCAGCGGCAGCTGCCCGGCAGTTTTGTCTCGGTATGGGATGAGTGGCTTCAGCGTGCCGTTTTTGGATCGCGTGAATTGGTAGGTCAAGAGTGGCTGGACTACTACTTGACCAGCCCTATTTGGCGATTTGTTCACTGCAAAGGGGTTATTGACGCCAATGCATGGGCAGGAATTTTAGTGCCCAGCGTAGATAGTGTTGGGCGCTACTTCCCTTTAACATTTGCTACGCCCCTTTCCCCTGTAATAGATGCATTTGCTTTTATGTCAGATGCTAAAAATTGGTTCCAGAGTTTATCTGAGTTAGCAATTACAGCCCTGCAAAATATGTTGCATGCAGATCAGTTATGTGAGGCATTTAGTCCTCCTCCTGAGGGGGCAGGCATTATTTCCCTGCCTCCAGCGCAGGAGGGTTTCATAATTTCTTCAGGACAATCAAACAACTTGGAAAGAAGTTTTGCTGGGTTACTGGGGCAAATGGGAAAGAATACCTTTTCAACCTATAGTCTTTGGTGGAGTGAGGGCTCACAACATTTGGCGCCGACGGCTTTACTTTCTCCCTCACTGCCGGGCCCCGAGCTCTATAGCTCAATGCTAGGTGTGCGACAACAGCAACAATTATGA
- the icmH gene encoding type IVB secretion system protein IcmH/DotU, whose amino-acid sequence MSNDSFTPPRAPNAGDRTVLIPTPGAAAAPTAAQAQPQFFASQDAPVEAQVRNSLNPLVSAASKLLGVIIKLRTTMNHANVPDLHKRLTTEIQSFEREAKQLALTPESVLTARYLLCTVVDEVVLTTPWGTASGWSQHSLLSLFHKETFGGEKCFVILQRMLETPASHLELLELFYLCLSLGFQGKYRLVQRGHEQIEQIRDELYRTIEQHKQPMDRDLSPRWEGCVERKSRLIHYIPLWVIMSVVLGLLVATYSGYRWWLYETTTPVADQILDLSKSDSESPQGEG is encoded by the coding sequence ATGAGTAATGATAGTTTTACTCCGCCGCGAGCGCCCAATGCCGGTGATAGAACAGTTTTGATTCCAACACCCGGTGCTGCGGCGGCACCGACAGCAGCTCAGGCCCAGCCACAATTCTTTGCCAGCCAGGATGCCCCTGTCGAGGCCCAGGTGCGCAATAGCCTTAACCCGTTAGTATCTGCGGCCTCAAAGTTATTAGGCGTAATCATTAAGTTACGTACAACAATGAATCACGCTAATGTTCCTGATCTGCATAAACGGCTTACCACGGAAATTCAAAGCTTCGAAAGGGAAGCAAAGCAGCTTGCCCTTACGCCAGAGTCAGTACTAACTGCCCGTTATCTGCTTTGCACTGTTGTAGATGAGGTAGTTTTGACAACACCTTGGGGGACTGCCAGCGGTTGGAGCCAGCACTCCCTGCTCAGTCTATTCCACAAGGAGACATTTGGTGGGGAGAAGTGTTTTGTCATATTACAGCGAATGCTGGAAACCCCCGCAAGTCATCTGGAATTGCTCGAACTCTTTTATCTGTGTTTAAGCCTAGGTTTTCAGGGCAAATATCGACTCGTGCAACGTGGGCATGAGCAGATAGAACAAATTCGTGATGAGCTGTACAGAACAATTGAGCAACACAAGCAGCCAATGGATAGAGATCTTTCGCCGCGCTGGGAGGGATGTGTAGAGCGAAAGTCACGGCTTATTCACTACATTCCCCTATGGGTGATTATGAGTGTGGTCCTGGGCTTGTTAGTTGCAACTTACAGTGGTTATCGCTGGTGGTTATATGAAACGACGACACCAGTCGCAGACCAAATTTTAGATTTGTCCAAAAGTGATAGTGAGTCTCCGCAAGGGGAAGGGTAA
- the tssA gene encoding type VI secretion system protein TssA, which produces MAFPNTINIDELVAPISEDNPVGDDIREDRSPTSDYYSIKDARNSARAAERSAMFDDVDTDLLAPWRDVAKAAEGILGKKSKDLEVASWYTEALIRLHGFIGLRDGLQLIDSLIEQHWEGLYPLPDEDGLETKVAPITGLNGDGGDGTLMMPIRSAAITPEGDYGDFSFFQYQQARDADKIADEDAKAARIETLGYSYEQVDQCVSSASAEWAQNLIQTIEGAIEHFKAINDSLRQSCGHDAPPSTNISSLLDEVLRTSRFVYKAKLESLEQAQVELESQSSEEPTGEEQAAGAAVATVSTGAVAIPSGPVVSREDALKLLEQAAKYFRTYEPHTPLAPGLERLIGWGRMTVSELMSELLPDDHSKALYSQLTGVRLDGTDTQKYITPPVTTSGTSSAPAVAADTPSEGVSAPVSDEGWGEQPQEEASTGW; this is translated from the coding sequence ATGGCATTCCCAAACACGATAAATATCGATGAACTAGTTGCTCCAATCTCAGAGGATAACCCCGTAGGGGATGATATCCGAGAGGATCGTTCGCCGACTTCTGATTACTACTCGATCAAAGATGCACGCAACAGCGCGCGGGCCGCTGAGCGCTCAGCGATGTTCGACGATGTAGATACAGATCTGTTAGCGCCGTGGAGAGATGTGGCCAAGGCCGCTGAAGGCATCCTCGGGAAAAAGAGCAAGGATTTGGAGGTTGCCAGTTGGTATACCGAAGCCTTGATTCGCCTGCACGGTTTTATTGGCTTAAGAGATGGCCTGCAACTGATTGACTCATTGATCGAGCAGCACTGGGAAGGCCTGTACCCCTTGCCAGACGAGGATGGTCTTGAGACCAAGGTTGCCCCCATTACGGGCCTGAATGGTGATGGTGGAGATGGCACCTTGATGATGCCCATTCGCAGCGCCGCTATTACCCCAGAAGGTGATTATGGAGATTTCTCATTCTTCCAATATCAGCAGGCCCGAGATGCTGACAAGATCGCAGATGAGGATGCGAAGGCTGCTCGAATAGAGACTCTGGGTTATAGCTACGAACAGGTCGATCAATGTGTAAGTAGCGCGAGCGCGGAATGGGCTCAGAACCTGATTCAGACAATTGAGGGAGCGATTGAGCACTTCAAGGCAATCAATGACAGTTTGAGACAAAGCTGTGGCCATGATGCACCTCCCTCCACTAATATTTCATCCCTGCTGGATGAGGTGTTGAGAACAAGCCGCTTTGTTTATAAAGCCAAATTGGAATCTCTAGAGCAGGCTCAAGTTGAGCTGGAGTCGCAATCTTCTGAGGAGCCTACAGGTGAGGAACAGGCAGCGGGTGCTGCAGTTGCTACTGTCTCTACAGGTGCAGTGGCTATTCCCTCAGGTCCAGTGGTATCCAGGGAAGATGCTTTAAAGTTGCTCGAGCAGGCGGCAAAGTATTTCCGTACTTATGAGCCCCATACGCCGCTGGCTCCTGGCCTAGAAAGGTTGATAGGCTGGGGACGAATGACAGTGTCTGAACTGATGTCTGAATTGCTACCCGATGACCATTCGAAGGCGCTTTACTCGCAGTTGACGGGAGTTCGCCTCGATGGCACGGATACACAAAAATATATAACCCCACCAGTGACTACAAGTGGCACTTCATCAGCTCCTGCGGTTGCCGCAGATACACCTAGTGAAGGTGTATCCGCGCCAGTCTCTGATGAAGGTTGGGGTGAGCAACCGCAAGAAGAAGCCAGCACTGGTTGGTAA
- a CDS encoding SapC family protein, with protein MRQLVVLDKKKHRNYRLLKHDLSHSKNLHICPILLSEFISVSRTSPIIFTKSKETGKLESCALLGVTPGENLFWQEGRWQGDYIPVSIRSHPFYLRYKKDDLSNAYVCVESSLLCASKDSSQGVALFEHNGEPSKHLLAAQRELENIHLKKLQTWKFVESLQKFDLLKEQEINIDLPGETKHKLKGVYCISEDKVRKLGATEFLKLRDIGCLPFIYAHLFSLLQSSNLRALHKKNYSKVLH; from the coding sequence GTGAGACAGTTGGTTGTTCTAGATAAGAAGAAACACAGAAACTATCGATTGCTTAAGCATGATCTTTCACATAGTAAGAATTTACATATTTGTCCAATTCTATTGTCTGAGTTTATATCGGTCTCTCGTACAAGCCCCATTATATTTACAAAGTCAAAAGAGACGGGAAAACTTGAAAGTTGTGCGCTGCTTGGCGTAACTCCAGGGGAAAATCTTTTTTGGCAAGAAGGTCGATGGCAAGGGGACTATATTCCCGTTTCTATTCGCAGTCATCCTTTTTACTTGAGATACAAAAAGGATGACTTATCCAATGCATATGTTTGTGTTGAGTCTTCTCTCTTGTGCGCGAGTAAAGACAGCTCTCAAGGGGTTGCTTTGTTTGAGCATAATGGAGAGCCAAGTAAACACCTTTTAGCAGCGCAAAGAGAGTTGGAAAATATACACCTTAAAAAACTACAAACCTGGAAGTTTGTTGAATCGCTGCAGAAGTTTGATTTACTTAAAGAGCAAGAAATAAATATAGATTTGCCCGGTGAAACAAAACATAAACTGAAAGGAGTTTACTGTATTTCGGAAGATAAGGTGCGAAAGCTTGGAGCTACAGAATTCTTAAAATTACGCGATATAGGTTGCCTACCATTTATTTATGCACATTTGTTTTCGCTACTTCAATCATCAAATCTAAGGGCGCTGCATAAAAAAAATTATTCAAAAGTTCTTCATTGA
- the tssK gene encoding type VI secretion system baseplate subunit TssK gives MSANNKVIWSEGMFLRPQHFQQQDRYLEQLVEARTAPLGPYTWGIVELAIDSEPLSMGKISLSRVKAVFPDGTPILAPETEHLPDVLDVPVNTRDEVVYLCVPMKRPGSQESIRDQEDFPQARYQASNFDARNSAASSGESARIQVGKLRACLKLGSDDLSGYAAVGVARIKERQPEKPVELDADYIPPLLNAETSSVINAYIEEVKGLLDHRGSALGHRLSDSGRSGSAEIADYLLLQVINRFEPLLKQITAQPRLHPHSLFLELLQLAGELSTFTSQSKRPPEIPAYAHEDLQVSFAGLFSALRQSLSTVLEQTAIAMELVQRKFGIYVAPVTDPSLLKSASFIMAAKADMPGDLLRSRFPTQAKVAPVEAIRELISAQLPGLTLRPLPVAPRQIPYHAGFTYFEVERSGELWQAMTRSGGFAVHLGAEFPGLTMELWAIRNN, from the coding sequence ATGTCGGCAAACAATAAGGTGATCTGGAGCGAGGGTATGTTTTTGCGCCCTCAGCATTTTCAACAACAGGATCGCTATCTCGAACAGCTTGTCGAAGCGCGCACAGCTCCCCTTGGACCTTACACCTGGGGGATTGTGGAACTGGCAATTGACAGCGAACCGTTATCGATGGGGAAAATTTCTCTATCGAGAGTGAAAGCTGTTTTTCCAGATGGCACTCCGATACTTGCCCCTGAGACTGAGCATTTGCCGGATGTTTTGGACGTTCCGGTTAATACTCGCGATGAAGTAGTTTACCTGTGTGTGCCGATGAAGCGCCCGGGTAGCCAGGAGTCTATTAGGGATCAAGAGGATTTCCCTCAGGCTCGTTATCAGGCTTCGAATTTTGACGCTAGAAATAGTGCTGCGTCATCCGGTGAATCCGCACGGATTCAGGTCGGAAAGTTAAGGGCTTGTCTGAAGTTGGGCAGTGATGACCTCAGCGGTTACGCTGCGGTTGGCGTTGCCCGAATTAAAGAGCGCCAACCGGAAAAGCCGGTGGAGTTGGATGCTGACTATATTCCGCCGTTGCTAAATGCGGAGACCTCCTCGGTAATCAATGCGTATATTGAAGAAGTTAAAGGGTTACTTGATCACCGAGGTTCAGCTCTAGGCCATCGCCTAAGTGATAGTGGTCGTAGTGGCTCTGCAGAAATTGCTGATTATTTATTGCTGCAAGTAATAAACCGTTTTGAGCCTCTTTTGAAACAAATTACGGCTCAGCCTCGCTTGCATCCGCATAGCTTGTTTCTTGAATTGCTCCAGTTGGCCGGTGAGCTTTCGACTTTTACTTCTCAGTCCAAACGTCCTCCAGAAATTCCTGCTTATGCCCATGAAGATTTACAGGTTAGCTTTGCCGGATTGTTTTCGGCGCTTAGGCAGTCTCTGTCCACTGTACTGGAGCAAACAGCGATCGCAATGGAGTTGGTTCAGCGCAAGTTTGGAATTTATGTTGCGCCCGTTACGGACCCATCATTATTAAAGTCGGCCAGCTTTATTATGGCTGCTAAAGCCGATATGCCTGGCGACCTATTGCGTAGCCGATTCCCGACACAGGCGAAGGTCGCCCCTGTCGAAGCGATTAGAGAGCTAATCTCTGCACAGCTGCCTGGTTTGACTCTGCGTCCGCTGCCTGTAGCTCCTCGACAAATTCCTTACCATGCTGGGTTTACTTACTTTGAAGTCGAGCGTAGCGGAGAACTGTGGCAAGCCATGACTCGTTCGGGCGGTTTTGCGGTACATCTTGGCGCTGAGTTTCCTGGATTGACCATGGAACTCTGGGCTATAAGGAATAATTGA
- the tssM gene encoding type VI secretion system membrane subunit TssM: MKHLRNFFTNKWVLGFIGLSALSLLIWFAADYIKFGSDNATLSHSVRLTIIVFIFAIWLVWNLSQWLVERRQNQALIKGIEESQEADSADPDEERSLEEMEALSGRFREAMSVLRSARFKSDKGQVSLYQLPWYIIIGPPGCGKTTALVNSGLEFPLAQSHGKEALGGVGGTRNCDWWFTNDAVLIDTAGRYTTQDSHRVYDNSAWKAFLSLLKRYRRRRPINGALVAISLQDLMVQTEEQRQHQAKVLRQRVNELQQELGIRFPIYLTFTKCDLVAGFTEFFDNLSQAEREQVWGMSFPREANATVGAPLDNFKGEFEQLIERLNQRVLWRVHQERNIEKRALLQGFPARMESLTDILADFVKQTFGPNRYETVPMVRGVYFTSGTQEGSPVDRMMSSVTADFGLERSVGPKFQGVGKSFFLNRLLKDVVFPEAELVGVNRRIESANLWLRRGVFATLTAGFVGAIFLWSGSLAQNKLSMGEVSENLSEYQGAENELKGKSITPISALNLLEPLKRASAVYDREEHPWIANLGLYDTRIDTAANDLYRHKLEFIYLPALLRDIESDLSRLGSNDPALVSTLKTYLMFFNKDKLDLKTIEAYYTSRWERQLPGEAARQEELRYHLDQLFTQPLPSSIEANERVVARARQQLRRIPVPQRLFAQLQNSDFGLTPVDLYQEIGGDTQQIFGMGANSPSFTIPFLYTKAGYKELDFGADSQLMTNMAEERWIYGGDLSGEDFTEADREKLGEEVKRIYLGEYLQRWQGFIGGFKIQRFGSTSQALDVLSKLSDPIYSPLLAITEITSDNTRLTLRPEVPVGASGVPLPVSSTTRKLGQAALGGATSALQDHYKPNIVDVRFEEIQRITQSEKGRPARIQEYLTTINQIQEYLTEIDSAPDSNQAAFGRAKARFAGGSDAIKQLRVKAANAPAPFDQWLTDIADSAWGLVMAKTKAHINRVWREEVYQSYSNSLANRYPLRSDREQEVPVMEFNQYFKPGGIEEKFVNQYLKPFVDTRNWKIKYVEGQGISLSREALSQLRRAERIRKTFFSIGEGASYSFRIEPTKLDSSVRLFELELGEQRVPYSHGPKTAKKLTWQGGESNRVRIIFEDLNETVHRKHFEGDWAWYRLLASSDLEAGRSNAEHFVTFSEEGRKAQFKLIASNVNNPFDRSLLRGYRCPESL; this comes from the coding sequence ATGAAACACTTGCGTAATTTTTTTACCAATAAGTGGGTGCTGGGGTTTATAGGGTTGTCAGCCCTTTCCCTTCTTATTTGGTTTGCGGCTGATTACATTAAGTTTGGCAGCGATAATGCCACGCTTTCGCACTCTGTCCGGCTAACGATTATCGTCTTTATTTTTGCTATTTGGCTGGTGTGGAACCTTAGTCAGTGGCTGGTGGAACGGCGCCAAAATCAAGCTTTAATTAAAGGCATTGAAGAGTCCCAAGAAGCTGATTCTGCAGATCCAGACGAAGAGCGCTCTCTTGAGGAGATGGAAGCCCTTTCAGGTCGCTTCCGTGAAGCAATGAGTGTGTTACGCAGTGCCCGGTTCAAGTCAGACAAGGGACAGGTATCCCTTTATCAACTTCCCTGGTACATCATTATTGGTCCTCCCGGGTGTGGTAAAACAACGGCCTTGGTGAACTCCGGGTTGGAATTTCCCTTGGCTCAGAGTCATGGGAAAGAAGCTCTCGGTGGGGTAGGTGGTACCCGTAACTGTGATTGGTGGTTCACCAATGATGCAGTATTAATTGATACTGCTGGACGTTATACAACCCAAGATAGCCACCGGGTTTACGATAATAGTGCCTGGAAGGCTTTTTTGAGCTTGTTAAAAAGGTATCGTCGTAGACGTCCGATTAACGGCGCTTTGGTTGCAATTAGTTTGCAAGACTTAATGGTGCAAACAGAAGAGCAGCGACAACACCAAGCAAAAGTTCTTCGTCAGCGAGTAAATGAACTTCAGCAAGAGCTGGGAATTCGTTTTCCTATCTACCTCACTTTCACAAAATGTGACTTGGTGGCAGGTTTTACTGAATTTTTCGACAATCTCTCACAAGCTGAGCGTGAACAAGTTTGGGGAATGAGCTTCCCCCGCGAAGCCAATGCAACAGTTGGTGCCCCTCTCGATAACTTTAAAGGTGAATTTGAGCAACTGATAGAGCGTTTGAACCAGCGAGTTTTATGGCGTGTTCATCAGGAACGAAATATAGAGAAGCGGGCATTACTGCAAGGTTTCCCTGCTCGAATGGAGAGCCTAACGGATATCCTGGCAGATTTTGTAAAACAAACTTTTGGCCCAAATCGCTATGAAACAGTACCGATGGTCAGGGGAGTTTATTTTACCAGTGGCACACAGGAAGGTAGCCCTGTTGACCGAATGATGTCCTCTGTAACCGCTGACTTTGGGTTGGAGCGAAGTGTAGGGCCGAAATTCCAAGGTGTTGGGAAGAGCTTTTTCTTAAACAGGCTGCTTAAGGATGTAGTTTTTCCTGAGGCAGAGCTTGTAGGCGTTAATCGCCGGATTGAGTCGGCCAATCTTTGGTTGCGCCGGGGGGTATTTGCCACCTTAACGGCCGGCTTTGTCGGAGCCATTTTCCTGTGGAGTGGAAGCCTTGCGCAGAACAAATTATCCATGGGTGAAGTCAGTGAGAACCTAAGTGAATACCAAGGTGCGGAAAATGAGCTGAAGGGCAAAAGTATTACGCCTATCAGTGCATTGAACTTGCTCGAGCCTCTCAAGCGTGCCAGCGCAGTATATGACCGCGAGGAGCACCCTTGGATTGCTAATTTGGGGCTATATGACACCAGAATAGATACGGCAGCAAATGATCTTTATCGACATAAGCTAGAGTTTATTTACCTGCCCGCCTTGCTGCGTGATATTGAAAGTGACCTGAGTCGTCTCGGTAGTAATGATCCTGCGCTGGTAAGTACACTCAAAACCTATTTGATGTTCTTCAACAAGGATAAGCTGGACCTGAAAACTATAGAAGCTTATTACACATCAAGGTGGGAGCGGCAACTGCCAGGTGAAGCGGCTCGGCAGGAAGAGCTACGTTACCATCTGGACCAGCTATTTACTCAACCTTTGCCCAGTTCAATTGAGGCAAATGAAAGAGTAGTGGCTCGAGCAAGACAGCAATTACGTCGAATCCCAGTACCTCAGCGTTTGTTTGCTCAGTTACAAAATAGTGATTTCGGATTGACTCCTGTAGACCTCTACCAGGAAATTGGAGGTGACACCCAGCAAATTTTTGGTATGGGGGCCAATAGTCCAAGCTTTACGATCCCATTCCTTTACACCAAAGCTGGCTATAAAGAATTGGACTTTGGAGCAGACTCTCAGCTAATGACAAATATGGCTGAAGAGCGCTGGATTTATGGCGGTGATCTGAGTGGAGAGGACTTTACTGAAGCCGATCGGGAAAAACTCGGTGAGGAAGTGAAGCGAATCTATTTGGGTGAGTACTTACAGCGCTGGCAGGGCTTTATTGGTGGGTTCAAGATCCAAAGATTTGGTAGTACCTCCCAAGCTCTGGATGTCCTGTCAAAACTGTCTGATCCGATCTATTCGCCATTGTTGGCGATTACGGAGATTACCTCTGATAACACGCGCTTAACTCTGCGCCCTGAGGTACCTGTTGGTGCTTCAGGAGTACCTTTACCAGTATCGAGCACCACTCGAAAACTCGGGCAAGCAGCATTAGGTGGCGCCACTAGCGCTTTACAGGATCACTATAAGCCCAACATCGTGGATGTGAGGTTTGAAGAAATTCAAAGAATCACCCAGAGTGAAAAAGGTCGGCCGGCTAGGATCCAAGAGTACCTTACGACGATCAATCAAATTCAGGAGTATCTAACGGAGATTGATAGCGCCCCAGATTCTAATCAGGCCGCTTTTGGTCGAGCAAAAGCGCGCTTCGCAGGCGGTAGTGATGCCATTAAGCAACTCCGGGTCAAAGCTGCTAATGCGCCAGCACCATTTGATCAGTGGTTAACTGATATCGCTGATAGTGCTTGGGGGCTTGTAATGGCCAAGACGAAAGCACATATCAATCGCGTTTGGCGAGAAGAAGTGTATCAAAGCTATAGCAATAGCTTGGCTAATCGATACCCCCTACGAAGTGACCGAGAGCAGGAAGTGCCGGTAATGGAGTTTAACCAGTACTTCAAGCCGGGGGGCATTGAAGAGAAATTTGTTAATCAGTATCTGAAGCCCTTTGTGGATACCAGAAACTGGAAAATTAAGTATGTTGAAGGGCAGGGAATCAGTCTTTCTCGAGAGGCACTCTCTCAGCTTCGGAGAGCAGAGCGTATCCGCAAAACCTTCTTTAGTATCGGTGAGGGAGCTTCATATTCTTTCCGTATTGAACCAACGAAACTGGACTCAAGTGTGCGCTTGTTTGAACTTGAGTTAGGTGAGCAGCGAGTACCTTATTCCCATGGCCCGAAAACTGCTAAAAAGCTGACTTGGCAAGGTGGTGAAAGTAACCGTGTGCGTATCATCTTCGAAGATTTAAACGAGACGGTACATCGTAAGCACTTTGAAGGGGATTGGGCGTGGTACAGATTACTGGCGAGTTCCGACTTGGAAGCAGGACGCAGCAATGCGGAGCACTTTGTTACCTTCTCAGAGGAAGGGCGCAAAGCTCAATTTAAATTAATCGCATCTAATGTTAACAATCCTTTTGATCGTAGCTTGCTGCGTGGATATCGATGCCCTGAGAGCCTGTAG
- the tssJ gene encoding type VI secretion system lipoprotein TssJ, with translation MSIKKLFQLSLIAVLTVAVVGCQTTRRTLNLDTSLELVVETQNDINPDDDGRASPVVIRVFMLADERQFAREDFLNLYENAQSRLGNDLIDTVILKELAPGEQRIEELALTPDVKYIGLLAEFVQYQDAQALMVLPITDHKKNEYEVSLADTRIGSPEDIAKRRRAKLTTRGDDDENGDTVTISKEDYERMKKTLPDMQQSQ, from the coding sequence GTGTCGATTAAGAAACTATTTCAACTCAGTTTAATAGCGGTTCTGACTGTCGCAGTTGTCGGTTGTCAAACGACAAGGCGAACGTTAAACCTGGATACCAGCCTCGAATTAGTTGTTGAAACGCAAAATGATATAAACCCCGATGATGATGGCCGAGCTTCACCCGTCGTTATCCGAGTATTTATGCTTGCGGATGAGCGCCAGTTTGCTCGTGAAGACTTCCTGAATCTTTATGAAAATGCGCAATCGCGTTTGGGTAATGACTTGATTGATACGGTGATTCTCAAGGAACTCGCTCCGGGAGAGCAGCGAATAGAAGAACTGGCACTTACACCAGATGTTAAATATATCGGTCTATTAGCGGAGTTTGTACAGTATCAAGATGCTCAGGCATTAATGGTGCTGCCAATTACAGATCACAAGAAAAATGAATATGAGGTATCGCTTGCCGATACGCGAATTGGTTCGCCCGAAGATATTGCCAAGCGCCGCAGGGCAAAGCTGACTACTCGCGGTGACGATGATGAAAATGGAGATACAGTGACTATCTCCAAAGAAGATTATGAACGAATGAAAAAGACGCTCCCTGATATGCAGCAATCTCAGTAG